The following are encoded in a window of Pseudomonas multiresinivorans genomic DNA:
- a CDS encoding UDP-N-acetylmuramoyl-L-alanyl-D-glutamate--2,6-diaminopimelate ligase translates to MPMSLNQLLPQAESGELIRELTLDSRTVKPGDLFLAVPGGRQDGRAHIAAALSQGAAAIAYEAEGAVDLPPSDVPMIAIKGLAKQLSAIAGRFYGEPSRAVELVGVTGTNGKTSVSQLVAQALDLLGERCGIVGTLGTGFYGSLESGRHTTPDPLAVQATLARLKQAGAKAVAMEVSSHGLEQGRVAALGFDVAVFTNLSRDHLDYHGSMEAYGAAKAKLFAWQGLRCRVINLDDDFGRQLAAETHESRLMGYSLNDPSAYIYCREATFSDAGVQAQIVTPQGEGLLRSSLLGKFNLSNLLAVVGALLGLDYPLGDVLKVLPQLEGPIGRMQRLGGGEKPLVVVDYAHTPDALEKVLQALRPHVHGQLLCLFGCGGDRDSGKRPIMAQIAEQHADRVLVTDDNPRTEQSEAIIADIRAGFAKPESVEFVPGRGEAIARLIASAGVDDVVLLAGKGHEDYQEIDGVRHPFSDLDQAAKALAAWEVKRA, encoded by the coding sequence ATGCCTATGAGCCTGAATCAACTGCTGCCGCAAGCCGAAAGCGGCGAGCTGATCCGTGAGCTGACCCTGGACAGCCGCACCGTCAAGCCGGGCGACCTGTTCCTGGCCGTGCCGGGTGGTCGTCAGGATGGCCGCGCGCACATTGCCGCCGCGCTCTCCCAGGGCGCTGCCGCGATTGCCTACGAAGCAGAAGGTGCTGTCGACCTGCCGCCCAGCGACGTGCCGATGATCGCCATCAAGGGCCTGGCCAAGCAGCTGTCCGCCATTGCCGGGCGCTTCTATGGCGAGCCGAGCCGCGCCGTCGAGCTGGTCGGCGTGACTGGCACCAATGGCAAGACCAGCGTCAGCCAACTGGTGGCCCAGGCGCTCGACCTGTTGGGCGAACGCTGCGGTATTGTCGGCACCCTCGGCACCGGTTTCTATGGTTCGCTGGAAAGCGGCCGCCACACCACGCCCGACCCGCTTGCCGTGCAGGCGACCCTGGCGCGCCTGAAACAGGCCGGCGCGAAGGCCGTGGCCATGGAAGTGTCGTCCCATGGCCTGGAACAGGGCCGCGTCGCGGCGCTGGGCTTCGACGTGGCGGTGTTCACCAATCTGTCCCGCGACCACCTGGACTACCACGGTTCGATGGAAGCCTATGGTGCCGCCAAGGCCAAGCTGTTCGCCTGGCAGGGACTGCGTTGCCGGGTAATCAACCTGGACGACGACTTCGGCCGCCAGTTGGCCGCCGAGACCCACGAATCGCGCCTGATGGGTTACAGCCTGAACGACCCGTCGGCCTACATCTATTGCCGCGAAGCCACCTTCAGCGATGCCGGCGTGCAGGCGCAAATCGTCACCCCGCAGGGCGAAGGCTTGCTGCGCAGCTCCCTGCTGGGCAAATTCAACCTGAGCAACCTGCTGGCCGTGGTCGGCGCGCTGCTGGGCCTGGACTATCCGCTGGGCGACGTGCTCAAGGTGCTGCCGCAACTGGAAGGGCCCATCGGTCGCATGCAGCGCCTGGGCGGCGGCGAAAAACCGCTGGTGGTCGTGGACTATGCCCACACCCCGGATGCGCTGGAGAAAGTCCTGCAGGCCCTGCGCCCGCATGTACATGGCCAGTTGCTGTGCCTGTTCGGCTGCGGCGGCGACCGTGACAGCGGCAAGCGCCCGATCATGGCGCAGATCGCCGAGCAGCACGCCGACCGCGTTCTGGTCACCGACGACAACCCGCGCACCGAGCAGAGCGAAGCCATCATCGCCGACATCCGTGCCGGTTTTGCTAAGCCCGAGTCAGTCGAGTTCGTCCCCGGTCGTGGTGAGGCCATTGCTCGCCTGATTGCCTCTGCCGGCGTCGATGACGTCGTGCTGCTGGCCGGCAAGGGGCACGAGGATTACCAGGAGATCGACGGCGTACGCCATCCGTTCTCCGATCTTGATCAAGCCGCCAAGGCGCTGGCTGCCTGGGAGGTGAAGCGTGCTTAA
- a CDS encoding peptidoglycan D,D-transpeptidase FtsI family protein codes for MRDLAGARYPWRFRVVIALLLAMVAAIAWRIVDLHVIDHDFLKGQGDARSVRHITIPAHRGLITDRNGEPLAVSTPVATLWANPKELVLEREKWDFLADALGQPKAALSERLEANSDKEFIYLVRGLTPEQGEAVMAQVKAHRIPGVYSVEEFRRFYPSGEVAAQVVGFTDVDDRGREGVELAFDSWLAGVPGKRQVLKDRRGHLIRDVQVTRNAKAGKTLALSIDLRLQYLANRELRNALVENGAKAGSLVILDVKTGEVLAMANQPTYNPNNRRNLQPAMMRNRAMIDVFEPGSTMKPFSMSAALETGRWKPTDKVEVYPGTLQIGRYTIRDVSRTEGPVLDLTGILIRSSNVGMSKVAFDIGGEAIYSVMQKVGLGQDTGLGFPGERVGNLPNYREWRKAETATLSYGYGLSVTAIQLAHAYAALANNGRSVPLTMVRADRPADAVQVIPEPVAKTMQGMLQQVIEAPNGVYRAQVPGYHVAGKSGTARKTATGTKGYAENSYRSLFAGFAPMNNPRFVAVVVIDEPSKAGYFGGLVSAPVFSKVMSGTLRLMNVPPDNLPTTPQQQAEAAPAAKGGRG; via the coding sequence ATGAGAGACTTGGCCGGCGCTCGCTACCCCTGGCGCTTCCGCGTCGTCATTGCCCTGCTGCTGGCGATGGTGGCGGCGATCGCCTGGCGGATCGTCGACCTGCACGTGATTGACCATGACTTCCTCAAGGGGCAGGGCGATGCGCGCAGCGTGCGCCACATCACCATCCCCGCGCACCGCGGCCTGATCACCGACCGCAATGGCGAGCCGCTGGCCGTCAGTACGCCGGTCGCCACCCTCTGGGCCAACCCCAAGGAACTGGTGCTCGAGCGCGAGAAGTGGGACTTCCTCGCCGATGCGCTCGGCCAGCCCAAGGCGGCGCTGTCCGAGCGGCTGGAGGCGAACTCCGACAAGGAGTTCATCTATCTGGTCCGCGGCCTGACGCCGGAGCAGGGCGAGGCGGTGATGGCCCAGGTGAAGGCGCACCGCATCCCCGGCGTCTATTCGGTCGAGGAATTCCGCCGTTTCTATCCATCGGGCGAGGTTGCTGCACAAGTCGTGGGCTTCACCGACGTCGACGACCGTGGTCGTGAAGGTGTCGAGCTCGCCTTCGACAGCTGGCTGGCCGGCGTGCCGGGCAAGCGCCAGGTCCTCAAGGATCGCCGTGGCCACCTGATCCGTGACGTGCAGGTCACCCGCAATGCCAAGGCCGGCAAGACCCTGGCGCTGTCCATCGACCTGCGTCTGCAGTACCTGGCCAACCGCGAACTGCGTAACGCGCTGGTGGAGAACGGGGCCAAGGCCGGCAGCCTGGTGATCCTCGACGTGAAGACCGGCGAAGTGCTGGCCATGGCCAACCAGCCGACCTACAACCCGAACAACCGCCGCAACCTGCAGCCGGCGATGATGCGTAACCGCGCGATGATCGACGTGTTCGAGCCTGGCTCGACCATGAAGCCGTTCTCCATGAGCGCGGCGCTGGAAACCGGCCGCTGGAAACCCACCGACAAGGTCGAAGTCTACCCCGGCACCCTGCAGATCGGCCGCTACACCATTCGCGACGTTTCCCGTACCGAAGGCCCGGTGCTGGACCTGACCGGCATCCTGATCCGCTCCAGTAACGTGGGCATGAGCAAGGTCGCCTTCGACATCGGCGGCGAAGCCATTTACAGCGTGATGCAGAAGGTCGGCCTGGGGCAGGACACCGGCCTGGGCTTCCCTGGCGAGCGCGTCGGCAACCTGCCGAACTACCGTGAGTGGCGCAAGGCCGAGACCGCGACCCTGTCCTACGGCTATGGCCTGTCGGTAACCGCCATCCAGTTGGCCCATGCCTATGCGGCGCTGGCCAACAATGGCCGCAGCGTGCCGCTGACCATGGTGCGTGCCGATCGCCCGGCCGATGCCGTCCAGGTCATCCCCGAGCCGGTCGCCAAAACCATGCAGGGCATGCTGCAGCAGGTGATCGAGGCGCCGAACGGCGTGTACCGCGCCCAGGTTCCGGGTTATCACGTGGCCGGCAAGTCCGGCACCGCGCGCAAGACCGCCACTGGTACCAAGGGCTACGCCGAGAACTCCTACCGTTCCCTGTTTGCCGGTTTCGCGCCGATGAACAACCCGCGCTTTGTCGCCGTGGTGGTCATCGATGAACCCAGCAAGGCCGGTTACTTCGGCGGCCTGGTTTCCGCGCCGGTGTTCAGCAAGGTGATGTCCGGCACGTTGCGCCTGATGAACGTGCCGCCAGACAACCTGCCAACGACCCCGCAGCAACAAGCCGAAGCTGCGCCCGCTGCCAAAGGAGGGCGTGGCTGA
- the ftsL gene encoding cell division protein FtsL, whose amino-acid sequence MSRLFSKRLPTGSFFMLLLFIGVLLSAISVSYSAYWNRQLLNSLYTELNVRDKAQAEYGRLILEQSTWTAHSRIEGLATDQLKMRVPDPTEIIMVAP is encoded by the coding sequence ATGAGCCGTCTCTTCTCCAAGCGCCTGCCCACCGGCAGCTTCTTCATGCTGCTGCTGTTCATCGGCGTGCTGCTGTCGGCTATCTCCGTTTCCTACAGCGCGTACTGGAATCGTCAGTTGCTCAACTCGCTGTACACCGAGCTCAACGTGCGCGACAAGGCGCAGGCCGAGTACGGCCGCCTGATTCTCGAGCAGAGCACCTGGACGGCCCATAGCCGCATCGAAGGCCTGGCGACCGACCAGCTGAAGATGCGCGTGCCCGATCCGACCGAAATCATCATGGTGGCACCATGA
- the rsmH gene encoding 16S rRNA (cytosine(1402)-N(4))-methyltransferase RsmH: MTSTFQHITVLLEEAVEALAPLEDGRYVDGTFGRGGHSRALLGKLGPGGQLLGFDKDPQAIATGKALAAEDGRFVIVQRSFAEMGEEFSARGLQGSVNGVLLDLGVSSPQLDDPERGFSFLNDGPLDMRMNPGQGISAAQWIASAAEDEIARVFKDYGEERFAKRMARAIVQRRAEKPFERTADLAAVITEANPAWEKGKNPATRAFQGLRIFINNELGDLERGLEAALEGLAVGGRLVVISFHSLEDRIVKQFMRKQVKGEADNLPRNLPIQVKPFDPRLKLIGKPVYASEAELKANPRSRSAVMRIAEKLR, encoded by the coding sequence GTGACCAGTACCTTCCAACACATCACCGTTCTACTCGAGGAGGCCGTCGAAGCGCTGGCCCCCCTGGAGGACGGCCGCTATGTGGACGGAACCTTCGGAAGGGGAGGGCACAGCCGGGCCTTGCTCGGGAAGCTCGGCCCGGGCGGTCAACTGCTCGGGTTCGACAAGGACCCGCAAGCCATCGCGACGGGAAAAGCACTGGCGGCCGAAGACGGCCGCTTCGTCATTGTGCAAAGGTCCTTCGCCGAGATGGGCGAAGAGTTCTCCGCACGCGGCCTGCAGGGCAGCGTGAACGGCGTGCTGCTGGACCTGGGCGTGTCTTCGCCGCAGCTGGATGACCCTGAGCGCGGCTTCAGCTTCCTCAATGATGGCCCGCTGGATATGCGGATGAACCCGGGTCAGGGCATCAGCGCTGCGCAGTGGATCGCCAGTGCCGCGGAGGACGAGATCGCCCGCGTGTTCAAGGATTACGGCGAAGAGCGTTTCGCCAAGCGCATGGCTCGCGCCATCGTTCAGCGTCGTGCGGAGAAGCCTTTCGAGCGCACCGCCGACCTGGCTGCCGTCATCACCGAAGCCAACCCTGCCTGGGAAAAGGGCAAGAACCCTGCCACCCGCGCCTTCCAGGGGCTGCGTATCTTCATCAACAACGAGCTGGGCGATCTGGAGCGTGGCCTCGAGGCCGCGCTGGAAGGCCTGGCCGTGGGCGGTCGTCTCGTGGTGATCAGCTTCCATTCGCTGGAAGACCGCATCGTCAAGCAGTTCATGCGCAAGCAGGTGAAAGGCGAAGCGGACAACCTGCCGCGCAACCTGCCGATCCAGGTCAAGCCGTTCGATCCGCGCCTCAAGCTGATCGGCAAGCCAGTCTACGCCTCCGAGGCGGAGCTCAAGGCCAACCCGCGCTCGCGCAGCGCGGTCATGCGCATTGCGGAGAAGCTCAGATGA
- the mraZ gene encoding division/cell wall cluster transcriptional repressor MraZ encodes MFRGANAISLDAKGRLAMPSRYRDELVSRCNGQLIVTIDAVDTCLTVYPLPEWELIEAKLRELPSLREETRRLQRLLIGNAVDLELDSAGRFLVPPRLREYAGLDKKAMLVGQLNKFQLWDEDKWNAVAEADLAAIKEPGGLPDELRDLIL; translated from the coding sequence GTGTTTCGCGGAGCTAACGCTATCAGTCTCGACGCCAAAGGGCGCCTCGCGATGCCGAGTCGGTATCGTGACGAGCTCGTTTCGCGTTGCAATGGCCAGCTCATCGTCACCATCGATGCCGTCGACACCTGCCTCACCGTCTACCCCCTCCCTGAATGGGAACTCATCGAAGCCAAACTGCGCGAGCTGCCCTCGCTGCGTGAAGAAACGCGGCGCCTGCAGCGTTTGCTGATTGGTAATGCCGTTGACCTGGAGCTCGATAGCGCCGGGCGTTTTCTCGTTCCGCCGCGCCTGCGCGAGTACGCCGGCCTGGACAAGAAGGCGATGCTGGTCGGCCAGCTGAACAAGTTCCAGCTGTGGGACGAAGACAAGTGGAATGCGGTTGCCGAGGCCGACCTCGCAGCCATCAAAGAGCCCGGCGGCCTGCCGGATGAGTTGCGCGACCTTATTCTGTGA
- the rsmI gene encoding 16S rRNA (cytidine(1402)-2'-O)-methyltransferase: MTLGTLYVVATPIGNLDDISARALKVLADVALIAAEDTRHSVRLLQHFGIQTPLAACHEHNEREQGGRFLTKLQAGEDVALISDAGTPLISDPGYHLVRQARAAGIPVVPVPGACALIAALSAAGLPSDRFVFEGFLPAKAAGRRGRLEALVDEPRTLIFYEAPHRVLECIEDMAAIFGDERPALLARELTKTFETLKGLPLGELREFVASDSNQQRGECVLLVAGKPAPEGDEAVDAQTLRVLDLLLAEMPVKRAAALAAEITGARKNQLYQIALERQGKA, from the coding sequence GTGACCCTAGGCACTCTCTATGTGGTGGCCACTCCCATTGGCAACCTGGACGACATCAGCGCCCGGGCGCTGAAGGTGCTGGCCGACGTGGCCCTGATCGCGGCCGAAGACACCCGTCACTCCGTGCGCCTGCTGCAACACTTCGGCATCCAGACGCCATTGGCGGCTTGTCACGAACACAACGAGCGAGAGCAGGGCGGCCGCTTCCTTACCAAGCTTCAGGCCGGCGAGGATGTCGCGCTGATATCCGATGCGGGCACGCCGCTGATCTCCGATCCGGGCTATCACCTGGTGCGCCAGGCGCGCGCAGCGGGCATCCCGGTGGTGCCGGTGCCGGGAGCCTGCGCGCTGATTGCCGCACTTTCCGCGGCGGGCCTGCCGTCGGATCGTTTCGTCTTCGAAGGCTTCCTGCCGGCCAAGGCCGCCGGTCGCCGTGGGCGCCTGGAGGCGCTGGTGGATGAACCGCGCACCCTGATCTTCTACGAGGCGCCGCACCGCGTGCTGGAGTGTATCGAGGATATGGCGGCGATCTTCGGCGACGAACGGCCGGCGCTGCTGGCCCGCGAACTGACCAAGACCTTCGAGACCCTCAAGGGGCTGCCGCTGGGCGAATTGCGTGAATTCGTGGCGTCCGACAGCAATCAGCAGCGGGGTGAGTGCGTGCTACTGGTGGCCGGCAAGCCTGCGCCCGAGGGCGATGAGGCGGTCGATGCGCAGACCCTGCGGGTGCTCGACCTGCTGCTGGCAGAGATGCCGGTCAAGCGCGCGGCGGCGCTTGCCGCGGAGATAACCGGGGCGCGCAAGAACCAGCTCTATCAGATCGCGCTGGAGCGTCAGGGCAAGGCTTGA
- a CDS encoding penicillin-binding protein activator yields MIARLRPLSALFLAGMLAACASSPSSNLGELPRTPDASIEQLLQQASTAKPDEAAVLRLSAADLAYKQKDLGRSTQILDQIPLESLKPAQQVFASTLRAQLELARNKTKAALKAFDHPSFQRLGEMPVDLQARAGMVKSLALAADGQALSAARERVFIDPLLNAEASKANHEEIWKLVSSLPLEQMQASSNEGDLNGWLELARITKSSSTLKEQQSNIDNWVAQNPDHPAAKQLPDALTKLKSLAAQPLNKIGLLLPQQGQLASVARALQDGFLAAHYQAQHNGGQQPDIKLYDSTQVRSLDEFYRQAQADGVQLVVGPLEKNLVKQMSSQPQLPITTLALNYADGNQEGPAQLFQFGLSAEDEAREVANRAWNDGMRRAVALVPRGEWGDRVLASFSRNWQAAGGTLIAAEHVDQPVELARQIADLLQLRQSEGRAKRLQGVLDSNVDTQPSRRQDIDFIFLAATPQQARQIKPTLAFQYAGDLPVYATSNLYTGVNNPAQDQDLNGIRFCETPWLLNPNNALRQQVAAQWPAANGSLGRLYAMGADAYQLAPRLPELKAVPSMQVDGLTGTLSVSAGQRVERRLPWAEFKNGQVQPLENSGI; encoded by the coding sequence ATGATCGCTCGCCTGCGTCCGCTATCTGCTCTGTTCCTGGCCGGCATGCTCGCCGCCTGTGCATCCTCCCCGTCGTCCAATCTCGGCGAACTGCCGCGCACCCCGGACGCCAGCATCGAACAGCTGCTGCAGCAGGCCTCCACCGCCAAGCCGGATGAAGCCGCAGTCCTGCGCCTTTCCGCCGCCGATCTGGCCTACAAGCAGAAAGATCTCGGCCGCTCCACGCAGATCCTCGACCAGATTCCGCTGGAGAGCCTGAAGCCCGCCCAGCAGGTCTTCGCCAGCACCCTGCGCGCCCAGCTCGAACTGGCCCGCAACAAGACCAAGGCCGCCTTGAAGGCCTTCGACCACCCCAGCTTCCAGCGTCTGGGCGAAATGCCCGTGGACCTGCAGGCGCGCGCCGGCATGGTCAAGTCCCTCGCCCTGGCCGCCGACGGTCAGGCCCTGAGCGCCGCCCGCGAACGCGTCTTCATCGACCCGCTGCTCAATGCAGAGGCGAGCAAGGCCAACCACGAGGAAATCTGGAAACTGGTTTCCAGCCTCCCCCTCGAGCAGATGCAGGCCAGCAGCAACGAAGGCGACCTGAACGGCTGGCTGGAACTGGCGCGCATCACCAAATCCTCGTCGACCCTGAAAGAACAGCAGTCGAACATCGACAACTGGGTCGCGCAGAACCCCGACCACCCGGCCGCCAAGCAATTGCCCGACGCGCTGACCAAGCTGAAATCCCTGGCTGCCCAGCCGCTGAACAAGATCGGCCTGCTGCTGCCCCAGCAAGGCCAGCTGGCCTCCGTCGCCCGCGCCCTGCAGGACGGCTTCCTCGCCGCCCACTACCAGGCCCAGCACAACGGCGGCCAGCAGCCGGATATCAAGCTCTACGACAGCACCCAGGTGCGCTCTCTGGATGAGTTCTACCGCCAGGCCCAGGCCGACGGCGTGCAACTGGTCGTTGGCCCGCTGGAGAAGAACCTGGTCAAGCAGATGAGCAGCCAACCGCAACTGCCCATCACTACCCTGGCCCTGAACTACGCCGACGGAAATCAGGAAGGCCCTGCCCAGCTGTTCCAGTTCGGCCTGTCTGCCGAGGACGAGGCCCGCGAAGTCGCCAACCGCGCCTGGAACGACGGCATGCGCCGCGCCGTGGCCCTGGTGCCGCGCGGCGAATGGGGCGACCGTGTACTCGCCTCGTTCAGCCGCAACTGGCAGGCTGCCGGCGGCACCCTGATCGCCGCCGAACACGTCGACCAGCCCGTCGAGCTGGCGCGTCAGATCGCCGACCTGCTGCAACTGCGTCAGAGCGAAGGCCGCGCCAAGCGCCTGCAGGGCGTGCTCGACAGTAACGTCGACACCCAGCCGTCGCGCCGCCAGGACATCGATTTCATCTTCCTCGCCGCCACCCCGCAGCAGGCCCGCCAGATCAAGCCGACCCTGGCCTTCCAGTACGCCGGCGACCTGCCGGTCTACGCCACTTCCAACCTGTACACCGGCGTGAACAACCCGGCGCAGGACCAGGACCTGAACGGCATTCGCTTCTGCGAAACCCCTTGGCTGCTGAACCCCAACAACGCCCTGCGCCAGCAGGTCGCCGCGCAGTGGCCGGCCGCCAATGGCAGCCTCGGCCGTCTGTACGCCATGGGCGCCGACGCCTACCAGTTGGCCCCGCGCCTGCCGGAGCTCAAGGCGGTGCCGAGCATGCAGGTGGATGGCCTGACCGGCACCCTGAGCGTCAGCGCCGGCCAACGCGTGGAGCGCCGCCTGCCTTGGGCGGAATTCAAGAATGGCCAGGTGCAGCCGCTGGAGAACAGCGGTATTTGA
- a CDS encoding YraN family protein, with the protein MIGNSPTQKAGQRAEAAALAHLEQHGLRLLAQNWTCRRGELDLVMLDGDTVVFVEVRSRRHSAWGGALESVDMRKRQRLAISAELFLQQNARWSSHPCRFDIVAIDSRTPGSAGHLNWIPNAFDT; encoded by the coding sequence TTGATCGGCAACAGTCCTACCCAGAAGGCCGGGCAGCGGGCCGAAGCCGCCGCCCTGGCCCACCTGGAACAGCATGGATTGCGCCTCCTGGCGCAGAACTGGACGTGCCGCCGAGGTGAGCTCGATCTGGTCATGCTGGACGGCGATACAGTAGTATTCGTCGAAGTTCGCTCCCGCCGGCATTCTGCCTGGGGAGGAGCGCTGGAGAGCGTGGACATGCGCAAGCGTCAACGCCTGGCCATTTCCGCTGAACTCTTCCTGCAACAGAACGCCCGCTGGAGCAGCCACCCCTGCCGGTTCGACATCGTCGCCATCGACAGTCGCACCCCAGGCTCCGCAGGGCACTTGAACTGGATTCCCAACGCTTTTGACACCTGA
- a CDS encoding phosphoheptose isomerase: MDMQSRIRQLFHASIETKQQATEVLIPHIEQASMVMVNALLNEGKILSCGNGGSAGDAQHFSSELLNRFERERPSLPAVALTTDSSTITSIANDYSYNEVFSKQIRALGQPGDVLLAISTSGNSANVIQAIQAAHDREMVVVALTGRDGGNMASLLLPEDVEIRVPAKVTARIQEVHLLVIHCLCDLIDRQLFGSEE; this comes from the coding sequence ATGGACATGCAATCCCGTATCCGCCAGCTCTTCCATGCCAGCATCGAGACCAAGCAACAGGCTACCGAGGTGCTCATCCCGCATATCGAGCAGGCCAGCATGGTCATGGTCAATGCCCTGCTGAACGAGGGCAAGATCCTCTCCTGCGGCAACGGCGGCTCCGCCGGCGACGCGCAGCACTTCTCCTCCGAACTGCTGAACCGCTTCGAGCGCGAGCGCCCGAGCCTGCCAGCGGTCGCCCTGACCACCGACAGCTCGACCATCACCTCGATCGCAAACGACTACAGCTACAACGAGGTCTTCTCCAAGCAGATCCGTGCACTGGGCCAACCGGGCGACGTGCTGCTGGCGATTTCCACCAGCGGCAACTCGGCGAACGTCATTCAGGCGATCCAGGCCGCACATGATCGCGAAATGGTTGTCGTAGCTCTGACCGGCCGCGACGGCGGCAACATGGCATCTTTGCTGCTGCCCGAAGACGTGGAGATCCGCGTTCCGGCCAAGGTCACCGCACGCATCCAGGAAGTCCACCTGCTGGTCATCCACTGCCTCTGCGACCTTATCGACCGTCAACTGTTCGGGAGTGAAGAATGA
- a CDS encoding BON domain-containing protein: MTRTPLIAAALAVTMALGGCSSFVSATRDKPIDDDKGTRTLGSKIDDSLIETKVAVNVAKADPDLDRNSHVVVISYNGVVLLAGQTPRADLKNKAEQAAKEVQKVKTVHNELQILQPSSLAARSNDTWLTTKIKSQMLADANVPSTRIKVLTENGIVYMLGLVTRKEGDLATQVVQGVDGVQKIVRLFEYID; encoded by the coding sequence ATGACCCGTACCCCTCTGATCGCAGCCGCACTGGCCGTGACCATGGCATTGGGTGGCTGCAGCAGCTTCGTCAGCGCCACCCGCGACAAGCCGATCGACGATGACAAGGGGACCCGCACCCTTGGCAGCAAGATCGACGACTCGCTGATCGAAACCAAGGTGGCGGTGAACGTCGCCAAGGCCGACCCGGACCTCGACCGCAATTCCCACGTCGTGGTGATCAGCTATAACGGCGTAGTGCTGCTGGCCGGCCAGACTCCGCGCGCCGACCTGAAGAACAAGGCCGAGCAGGCCGCCAAGGAAGTGCAGAAGGTCAAGACCGTGCACAACGAGCTGCAGATCCTGCAGCCCTCTTCCCTGGCCGCCCGCAGCAACGACACCTGGCTGACCACCAAGATCAAGAGCCAGATGCTCGCTGACGCGAACGTGCCATCCACCCGCATCAAGGTGCTGACCGAGAACGGCATCGTCTACATGCTGGGCCTGGTGACCCGCAAGGAAGGCGACCTGGCGACCCAGGTGGTCCAGGGCGTGGACGGCGTGCAGAAGATCGTCCGCCTGTTCGAGTACATCGACTGA
- a CDS encoding ClpXP protease specificity-enhancing factor, whose translation MNSSRPYLVRALYEWIVDNGCTPHILVNSEYPGVRVPPGYASDGQIVLNVSPTAVRHLQMDNEAVSFEGRFGGVAQGLYIPSQAVMAIYARENGQGMVFDLEPPVPTDDEDLPDDGPSDEPPRPSGRPSLKVVK comes from the coding sequence ATGAACTCCAGTCGTCCCTACCTCGTGCGAGCCCTCTATGAGTGGATCGTCGATAACGGCTGCACGCCGCATATCCTGGTGAATTCCGAGTATCCCGGCGTGCGGGTGCCGCCGGGTTATGCCAGCGACGGGCAGATCGTGCTCAACGTCTCCCCGACCGCGGTGCGCCACCTGCAGATGGACAACGAGGCGGTCAGCTTCGAGGGTCGCTTCGGTGGTGTTGCCCAGGGCCTGTACATCCCGTCTCAGGCTGTAATGGCCATCTATGCGCGGGAGAATGGCCAGGGCATGGTGTTCGACCTGGAGCCGCCGGTGCCCACCGATGACGAGGATCTGCCGGATGACGGCCCTTCCGACGAGCCGCCGCGCCCCAGTGGCCGCCCGAGTCTCAAGGTGGTGAAGTAA
- a CDS encoding glutathione S-transferase N-terminal domain-containing protein: MAAINKLTCFSDPACHYSHRVRLVLAEKSVVADIIDVPAGNIPAKLAEVNPYGSLPTLVDRDLALYESTVVMEYLDERYPHPPLLPVYPVARANSRLLMHRIQRDWCSLVDRILDTRRKDAERALARKELRESLTGVSALFADKQFFLSNELSLVDCCLLPILWRLPILGIELPRPAKPLLDYMERQFARETFRASLSSIERDMR; this comes from the coding sequence ATGGCCGCTATCAACAAGCTCACCTGCTTCTCCGACCCTGCCTGCCACTACAGCCATCGCGTGCGGCTGGTCCTGGCCGAGAAGAGCGTCGTTGCCGACATCATCGACGTACCTGCCGGCAACATCCCGGCCAAACTCGCTGAAGTGAACCCCTATGGCAGCTTGCCGACCCTGGTGGATCGCGATCTCGCGCTCTACGAGTCGACGGTGGTCATGGAGTACCTCGATGAGCGTTATCCGCACCCGCCGCTGCTTCCGGTCTATCCGGTCGCCCGCGCGAACAGCCGCTTGCTGATGCATCGCATCCAGCGCGACTGGTGCAGCCTGGTTGACCGTATTCTCGATACCCGCCGCAAGGATGCCGAGCGAGCCTTGGCGCGCAAGGAGTTGCGTGAGAGCCTGACGGGTGTGTCGGCGTTGTTCGCCGATAAGCAGTTCTTCCTCAGTAACGAGCTGAGCCTGGTGGATTGCTGCCTGCTGCCGATCCTCTGGCGGCTGCCGATCCTGGGCATCGAGCTGCCGCGGCCGGCAAAGCCCCTGCTGGATTACATGGAGCGACAGTTTGCACGGGAAACTTTCCGTGCCAGCCTGTCCTCTATCGAACGTGATATGCGCTAA